A genomic segment from Maniola jurtina chromosome 16, ilManJurt1.1, whole genome shotgun sequence encodes:
- the LOC123873353 gene encoding uncharacterized protein LOC123873353, producing MSATVQTSLKDKICSHVEIPILTKCCFCVPLRKGLIAFAYVNLVLTVVVTTMLSMYISYIRNLGKQLEDGSEYPRLIADTTALVLEVGMTIVFIVALHKKHVLLMKIYLYFEIVFSIIGFIYSLAFLTKETASELFLILFQLMVQIYLVILIWSSIVKMERDGTVKYTREQGTV from the exons AGATAAAATATGCAGTCACGTGGAGATCCCCATACTAACAAAATGCTGCTTCTGCGTGCCGCTGAGGAAGGGCCTCATCGCCTTCGCTTACGTCaattta GTGCTAACAGTAGTGGTGACGACGATGCTGTCGATGTATATCTCCTACATCAGGAACTTGGGGAAACAACTCGAAGATGGCTCGGAATACCCTCGACTCATCGCAGACACCACCGCCCTGGTGCTAGAAGTCGGGATGACTATCGTCTTCATAGTGGCATTGCACAAG AAACATGTGCTGCTAATGAAGATCTACCTGTATTTCGAGATTGTGTTCTCAATCATCGGGTTCATATACAGTCTCGCGTTCCTTACCAAGGAGACGGCTAGCGAACTGTTCCTGATACTTTTCCAATTGA TGGTACAAATCTACCTGGTGATCCTAATCTGGAGCTCGATAGTGAAGATGGAGAGAGATGGAACTGTCAAGTACACACGCGAGCAGGGCACCGTATag